The sequence GACTCCGGTGTTCCTCTCGTTGCAAAGCCTGTTCCATACCGAGCTTACTTGATCTGTGCACGCTTGCCCTGACCGAGGGCATAGACTTCCGGCGAGCGCTTGCGCGATGCCTCCGGCTTGCGGATCGAGACCTTGTGGTAGCGACGACGCAGCTCGCGTACGTATTCATCGAAACCCACACCCTGGAACAGCTTGATCAGGAATGCCCCACCCGGTTTGAGGTGGTTGTCGGCAAAATCCATGGCCAGTTCCGCCAGGTGCATCATCCGCGGCTGGTCGACCGCGTCCATGCCACTCTTATTGGGGGCCATATCCGAGAGGACAAGGTCTACCGGCTGGTCGCCGAGCATGGCTTCGAACTGGGATAGGACGGTTTCTTCCCTGAAGTCACCGTGAAGGAATTCGACCCCGGCCAGCGGCGGCATGTCGAGGATGTCCAAGGCCAGCACCCGGCCGCGGTCGCCCATGGACTTGCGCACCTGCTGGGACCAGCCACCCGGGGCCGCGCCCAGGTCGACAACGACCATGTCCGGCTTCAGCAGCCGGTCACGCTCAAGCAGCTCCTCGAGCTTGTAGGCGGCGCGCGAGCGCATGCCTTCGGCCTGGGCCTTTTTGACGAAGGGGTCGGAGAAGTGTTCCTTCAGCCAACGCTGACTGCTCTTGCTGCGGGATGCCATTGGGTTCAAGGCTGGAGGGAGGTGCCATGATACCCTGAACCCCCCTGATTACCGTTGCCCTACTGCATGTCCATCGTCTTGACCCCGGCCCAGAACCGTTTCCTGCGCGGCCAGGCGCACGATCTCAAAGCCCTGCTTCAGATCGGCGGCAAGGGGGTAACCCCGGCTTTCCTCGCAGAACTCGACGAAGTGCTGGAACGGCACGAGCTGGTCAAGGTGAAGGTTGCCGCCGAGGACCGCGAGGCCCGTGACGAGATGGTCACCGCGCTGGTGGAAGCCTCGGGCAGCGTGCTGGTGCAGCGTATCGGCCACGTGGCCGTCCTCTACCGTCCGGCCAGGGAAAAGCGCCAGATCGTCCTGCCGCGCGGCTGATCCAACCGGAGCCTGCGATGCAACTGAGCCAGGAACTGCCCGATTACAGCTACACCCTGCGTGCCGCCGATGGCGCCAGCGCCCGGGTGAACGAGCGTACGCTCACCGCCAGTTTCATCCTGGCCCCGGATACGCTGGTCGAGGACTGGCCGGTGGCGAGCATGGCCGAACTGACTCCCGCGCACCTCGAAGCGCTGGTGGCGCTCAACCCTGCCGTGATCCTGCTGGGGACCGGTGCAACGCAGGTGTTTCCCCCCGCTGCCGTAATGGCAGCCGCGCTGACGCGCGGGGTGGGCATGGAAGTGATGACCAATGCCTCGGCCGCGCGCACTTTCAACGTGCTCGCCGGCGAAGGCCGCAAGGTAGTGGCTGGCTTCATCCTCGCGGCGGGCTGACCCTCACCCGGCCGCCCGGGCCAAGGCCCGTACGCCACCCAACCCGACTGAAAACTGCAGGACCGGACCCCCATGGGCATCCGGTCGCACGCTTATTTCTGCGGCAGGTACTGCTGCGGATCGACCGGCTTGCCGTTGTAGCGGATCTCGAAGTGCAGCATGTCGCGATTGGAGCCGGTGCGGCCCATTTCGGCGATCTGCTCCCCCGCCTTGACGTTCTGGCCTTCGTTGACCAAGCGCTTGCGATTGTGGCCGTAGGCCGACAGCCACTGCTCGTTGTGCTTGATGATGATCAGTTCGCCATAGCCGACCAGGCCGGCACCGGAGTACACGACCACGCCATTGGCGGCCGCACGCACGGCCTGCCCGCTGGCGCCGGCGATGTCGATGCCCTGCTTGGCCGCATCACCGGCGACATAGCGGCCCACGACCACGCCATCGGCCGGCCAGCGCCAGCTGATGTTGCTCTTGACCGGTGCTGCGGCCGGCGCAATCGTCGTCGGCGCGCCCGGCGTGCTGGTCGAAGGCCTGGGAGTCTGGGCCGTGGTGGGGCGCGAGGGCGCGGCGGTTCCCGGGTAGAGCCGGATGACCTGGCCCGGATAGATCGTGTACGGCGGCTTCAGGCCATTCCACGTCGCCAGGTCGCCTGGCGTGATGTTGTGGATGCGGGCAAGGGCATACAGCGTGTCGCCCTTGCGCACCGTGGTGGTCTGGCCCGGCTTGGGAACGGACGTCTTCGGTGCGCTCGACGAGATGGACGCAGCAGTCCCGGTATTCCCCGACTTCACCACGGTGGCAGTACCGCAACCCACCAGCGCTGACAGGGCCGCCGCGGCGACACCCACCTTCAGCGTGACAGCCAACTTCCGGACACTCATGCGAATTTCGCCCTCCACACCAACCACGCCACAAGCCCAACCACCAACGCCGTCGCTACCCAACCCACCGGCTCGATCCAGCGCCGCATTGCCGTCGCCGCGCGCGCGCCGCCGAAACGGATCACCGCCGCCAGCAGGAACACACGCTTGCCGCGGCCGATCAGCATGCTCAGTACGTACTGCAGCATCGGCACGCCCACGATACCCGATGCCCAGGTGAAGACCTTCATGGGAATCGGCATGAAGCCCCCGAGCACCAGGAAGGTAAACACCGCCCACGGCGATTCGGCCATCTTTTCCTGGACCAGGGCAATGCCCGACTCGATGCCCGCGAGCATGCCCAGCGCGGCGAACAGCGGCTTGAGCGCCTCGAAGGCGAAATGACCCAGCGCATAACCCACCAGCGCGC is a genomic window of Stenotrophomonas sp. Marseille-Q4652 containing:
- the rlmE gene encoding 23S rRNA (uridine(2552)-2'-O)-methyltransferase RlmE produces the protein MASRSKSSQRWLKEHFSDPFVKKAQAEGMRSRAAYKLEELLERDRLLKPDMVVVDLGAAPGGWSQQVRKSMGDRGRVLALDILDMPPLAGVEFLHGDFREETVLSQFEAMLGDQPVDLVLSDMAPNKSGMDAVDQPRMMHLAELAMDFADNHLKPGGAFLIKLFQGVGFDEYVRELRRRYHKVSIRKPEASRKRSPEVYALGQGKRAQIK
- the yhbY gene encoding ribosome assembly RNA-binding protein YhbY, which gives rise to MSIVLTPAQNRFLRGQAHDLKALLQIGGKGVTPAFLAELDEVLERHELVKVKVAAEDREARDEMVTALVEASGSVLVQRIGHVAVLYRPAREKRQIVLPRG
- a CDS encoding Mth938-like domain-containing protein, which translates into the protein MQLSQELPDYSYTLRAADGASARVNERTLTASFILAPDTLVEDWPVASMAELTPAHLEALVALNPAVILLGTGATQVFPPAAVMAAALTRGVGMEVMTNASAARTFNVLAGEGRKVVAGFILAAG
- a CDS encoding peptidoglycan DD-metalloendopeptidase family protein, which gives rise to MSVRKLAVTLKVGVAAAALSALVGCGTATVVKSGNTGTAASISSSAPKTSVPKPGQTTTVRKGDTLYALARIHNITPGDLATWNGLKPPYTIYPGQVIRLYPGTAAPSRPTTAQTPRPSTSTPGAPTTIAPAAAPVKSNISWRWPADGVVVGRYVAGDAAKQGIDIAGASGQAVRAAANGVVVYSGAGLVGYGELIIIKHNEQWLSAYGHNRKRLVNEGQNVKAGEQIAEMGRTGSNRDMLHFEIRYNGKPVDPQQYLPQK
- a CDS encoding DedA family protein; translation: MKIFGPLYDRAISWAAHPRAPTYLTILSFIEAIIFPVMPEVMLAPMCVAQPRRGWWFATLSLAGSMAGALVGYALGHFAFEALKPLFAALGMLAGIESGIALVQEKMAESPWAVFTFLVLGGFMPIPMKVFTWASGIVGVPMLQYVLSMLIGRGKRVFLLAAVIRFGGARAATAMRRWIEPVGWVATALVVGLVAWLVWRAKFA